The DNA region ATCAATGGAGATTGGAAAAATATTATTATTCGTATTCTTGGCTTTGGCAGTTATCAGTTTCGTAGTGAGCCTTCTAACTGGCCGCTCGAGACCATTGCCCTAGAGTACTAGAGTATAATTATAATCGGAATAATAAA from Bdellovibrionota bacterium includes:
- a CDS encoding DUF1328 domain-containing protein, producing MLRAAIAFFVLALISIILGANNLAGLSMEIGKILLFVFLALAVISFVVSLLTGRSRPLP